GATTTTTAGCAGATAGCGATGTAAAAGTGGGCGCTGTTGCCGGGTTTCCTATAGGGGCAAATTGTCCTAATATAAAGGCTATAGAAGCTGAAGATTGTGTAAAAAGAGGCGCCCAGGAAATTGATATGGTTATGAATATAAGTGCTCTAAAAATGAAAGATTATGATTTGGTTAAGCAAGATATAAAAGGTGTAGTTGATAGGTGCAAAAATATTTCTTCGGGAATAGTTGTTAAAGTGATAATCGAAAATTGCTATCTTACAGATGATGAAAAGAGAGCAGCATGCGAAATAGTGGCTGAATCCGGTGCTGATTTTGTCAAGACTTCTACAGGCATGATGGGATCGGGGGCTACTGTTGAAGATGTTAAGCTCATGAAATCTGTGGTAGGCGACAAGATCAAGGTAAAAGCTGCGGGAGGAGTGAGAACGTATCAACAGGCTTTGGATATGATAGAAGCAGGTGCTAGCAGG
The Clostridia bacterium DNA segment above includes these coding regions:
- the deoC gene encoding deoxyribose-phosphate aldolase, coding for MIEIAKYIDHTLLKGDAVKEDIKSLCSQAVKYGFASVCVNPYFIEDAAGFLADSDVKVGAVAGFPIGANCPNIKAIEAEDCVKRGAQEIDMVMNISALKMKDYDLVKQDIKGVVDRCKNISSGIVVKVIIENCYLTDDEKRAACEIVAESGADFVKTSTGMMGSGATVEDVKLMKSVVGDKIKVKAAGGVRTYQQALDMIEAGASRIGTSSGIGIISGR